In a single window of the Patescibacteria group bacterium genome:
- a CDS encoding class I SAM-dependent methyltransferase has product MPEFYIQEGDITYKFFHYGLGILQPCQKIFLKKLKRYRIQFFGNRKKLTVLDIGCGDGTFLLELCKRGLDVWGIDLDKKSIEAARRLGLKNVYALSLADFYKFIPNVKFDIITMFDVLEHQDSPKDFLLIIKNLLKPDGLVVGSVPNRDGTFIYFYRGKIDKTDLPPHHFLRFSKDSLEKILNINGFQLKLIMDKILEEIIINIETLITGQKGNRLKIKIRKYTSSTKNLNLMKIIKFFRQIIFFPIAFIVNLFVRGNHIYFEAIPQNNEK; this is encoded by the coding sequence ATGCCAGAATTTTATATACAAGAAGGAGATATAACTTATAAGTTTTTTCATTATGGTTTAGGAATTTTACAACCTTGTCAAAAGATTTTTTTAAAAAAATTAAAAAGATATCGAATCCAATTCTTTGGCAATAGAAAAAAATTAACGGTTCTAGATATTGGATGTGGAGATGGAACATTTTTGTTAGAGCTTTGCAAAAGAGGATTAGATGTGTGGGGTATAGATCTGGATAAAAAAAGTATTGAAGCGGCAAGGAGATTAGGTTTAAAAAATGTATATGCATTATCACTGGCTGATTTTTATAAATTTATTCCAAATGTAAAATTTGATATTATTACTATGTTTGATGTTTTAGAACATCAGGATAGCCCCAAAGATTTTTTGTTGATTATTAAAAATCTTTTAAAACCTGACGGATTAGTTGTTGGTTCAGTGCCTAATAGAGATGGTACATTCATATATTTTTATAGAGGAAAAATTGATAAAACAGATTTGCCCCCCCATCATTTTTTGCGATTTTCTAAAGATTCTTTAGAAAAAATTTTAAACATTAATGGTTTTCAATTAAAATTAATAATGGACAAAATTTTAGAAGAAATTATTATAAATATAGAAACTTTAATTACTGGACAAAAGGGTAATCGTTTAAAAATCAAAATAAGAAAATATACGTCTTCAACTAAAAATTTAAATTTAATGAAAATAATAAAATTTTTTAGACAAATAATTTTTTTTCCTATTGCATTTATAGTTAATTTATTTGTAAGGGGCAATCATATTTATTTTGAAGCAATACCTCAAAATAATGAAAAATAA
- a CDS encoding flippase codes for MDLENLLFNNLSPKQTFFKNSFWLLLSQALSRFFKLILVLVSARVLGPNGFGTFNYILSIATLFFLFADWGVNTLLIRDYQQIEEKECYTKAAFMFRIITVSICLIAALIGLFVFENPAFRLNFIVLSLYLFVSNIKETFVAFLRAIQKMEKEFLIVFAEGFFVMAFSIFLILINRNVISLSIGYLIGVLLSFATALLVIKNFKSYFKPTFDKELLKKLLINGFPIALFGLLNFIFFSTDQIILGKMRGVEEVGYYSLIAKGILLINVLPFLIITALFPYLAANINDKEKIKKITKKALIGLTGLGFLIALLIFIFSPILPFFVGKQYQPSIGLAQFLGWIVVFTFPSVYLSYLYIAYNKQWLNFALTAFCAILNLVLNLILIPRFGMFAAALTSIIAQAVNAGLLIILLSKKQ; via the coding sequence ATGGATTTAGAAAACTTACTTTTTAATAATCTTTCACCCAAACAAACTTTTTTCAAAAATAGTTTTTGGCTTTTATTGAGCCAAGCGCTGAGCCGTTTTTTTAAATTGATTCTGGTTTTAGTTTCTGCTCGTGTTTTGGGACCAAATGGTTTTGGCACTTTTAATTATATTTTATCAATTGCCACCCTCTTTTTTCTTTTTGCTGATTGGGGTGTTAATACTTTACTAATTCGCGATTATCAGCAGATAGAAGAAAAAGAATGCTATACAAAAGCCGCTTTTATGTTTCGGATTATTACCGTAAGCATATGTCTAATTGCGGCTTTAATTGGTCTTTTTGTATTCGAAAATCCCGCTTTTCGTCTCAATTTTATAGTGCTTTCGCTTTATCTTTTTGTCTCTAACATAAAAGAAACTTTTGTGGCTTTTTTGCGCGCCATTCAAAAGATGGAAAAAGAATTTTTAATTGTTTTTGCTGAAGGATTTTTTGTGATGGCTTTTAGCATCTTTTTAATTTTAATTAATCGCAATGTTATTTCTTTAAGTATTGGTTATTTAATTGGCGTTTTGCTTAGTTTTGCAACCGCTTTATTGGTGATTAAAAACTTCAAATCATATTTTAAACCGACATTTGATAAAGAATTATTAAAAAAATTATTAATTAATGGTTTCCCAATTGCTCTTTTTGGCTTGCTTAATTTTATTTTCTTTTCCACTGATCAAATTATTTTGGGTAAGATGCGAGGAGTAGAGGAAGTTGGTTATTATTCTTTGATTGCCAAGGGTATTCTTTTGATTAATGTTCTTCCATTTTTGATAATAACCGCCCTTTTCCCTTATCTTGCTGCTAATATCAATGACAAAGAAAAAATCAAAAAAATAACAAAAAAGGCTTTAATTGGATTAACTGGTCTGGGATTTTTAATTGCTTTACTAATTTTTATTTTTTCGCCAATTCTTCCATTTTTCGTTGGAAAACAATATCAGCCCTCAATTGGTTTAGCGCAATTTTTGGGGTGGATAGTAGTTTTCACTTTTCCTTCAGTTTATTTAAGCTATCTTTATATTGCTTACAATAAACAATGGCTTAATTTTGCTTTAACCGCTTTTTGTGCTATACTTAATTTAGTTCTTAATCTCATTTTAATTCCTCGCTTCGGCATGTTCGCCGCCGCATTGACGAGTATTATAGCACAAGCAGTTAATGCTGGGTTGTTAATTATATTATTGAGCAAGAAGCAATAG
- a CDS encoding radical SAM protein: MNNKDNKEIVRVFKIPDGEKIIIYIPELSEIFYVANSKSAREIPDFVAIEDKARNHFDFENSDYCFTNAVLLLTNACNLNCTYCFGNYGGFDKKNSAVIPLETAYAAINYILRNAQSKKYSKVRIDLFGGEPTLAWETLVRITTYARDQILKNNTRGIINMTTNGFFDKKKAEWLCKNIDKILISLDGPAWIHNKQRGKTFNIIFENAKRIYEEDFKKLSFRITISAFSVRYLPDIVSFLANNFPGCFQLYEPVFSVNDSKCLFASSPNPRDFFTKFLESVEIGRKFNSRIRTSVLKLDKDRRYSFCGVAGKNFMVTYDNRIFACHRMIENGSMGDVFHFGDFNFDKKSFIFDSKKYNFLKKLTIDSIPQCKNCFARYSCAGDCPANKALLYGYNFWRKPSYRCEDIQIATKEMLKFLLNKKEEYF, translated from the coding sequence ATGAATAATAAAGACAATAAAGAAATTGTAAGGGTTTTTAAAATTCCCGATGGAGAAAAAATAATTATTTATATCCCTGAATTGTCAGAAATTTTTTATGTAGCTAATTCGAAATCAGCAAGGGAAATACCTGATTTTGTTGCTATTGAAGACAAGGCGAGGAATCATTTTGATTTTGAAAATTCAGATTATTGTTTTACAAATGCAGTTTTACTCTTAACAAATGCTTGCAATTTAAATTGTACTTATTGTTTTGGGAATTACGGTGGATTTGATAAAAAAAATTCTGCAGTAATTCCGTTGGAAACTGCTTATGCTGCTATAAATTATATTTTGAGAAATGCCCAATCAAAAAAATATTCTAAAGTCAGAATTGATTTATTCGGTGGAGAACCAACATTGGCGTGGGAAACTCTAGTTAGAATAACCACTTACGCAAGAGACCAAATTTTAAAGAATAATACTCGAGGTATTATAAATATGACAACGAATGGATTTTTTGATAAGAAGAAAGCAGAATGGCTTTGTAAAAATATAGATAAAATCCTAATTTCTTTAGATGGTCCGGCTTGGATACACAATAAACAGAGAGGTAAAACTTTTAATATAATTTTTGAGAATGCTAAAAGAATTTATGAAGAAGATTTTAAAAAATTAAGTTTTCGTATTACTATTTCAGCTTTTAGTGTAAGATACTTGCCGGATATCGTTTCTTTTTTAGCTAATAATTTTCCTGGATGTTTTCAATTGTATGAGCCAGTTTTTTCAGTAAATGATTCAAAGTGTCTTTTTGCTAGTTCACCTAATCCAAGAGATTTTTTTACAAAATTTTTGGAAAGTGTAGAAATTGGTAGAAAATTTAATTCAAGAATACGAACTTCGGTTTTAAAATTGGACAAAGACAGAAGATATTCTTTTTGTGGTGTGGCAGGGAAAAATTTTATGGTTACTTATGATAATCGAATTTTTGCTTGTCATAGAATGATTGAAAATGGGAGTATGGGCGATGTTTTTCATTTTGGTGATTTTAATTTCGACAAGAAATCATTTATATTTGATAGTAAAAAATATAATTTTTTGAAAAAATTGACAATAGATAGTATACCTCAATGTAAAAATTGTTTTGCTCGATATAGTTGCGCAGGAGATTGCCCGGCTAATAAGGCATTGTTATATGGCTATAATTTTTGGAGAAAACCCAGTTATAGATGTGAGGATATTCAAATTGCCACTAAAGAAATGCTAAAATTTTTGCTAAATAAAAAAGAGGAGTATTTTTAA
- the asnB gene encoding asparagine synthase (glutamine-hydrolyzing) translates to MCGIAGVWSTNPIKLQERYVEKILEKQIHRGSDNISKITIDDITLGHNRLAIIDLSANANQPFISQCGRYAIVFNGEIYNYLELKNEIKNKFHYSFKTNSDTEVLLISYIFYKEKCLEKLNGAFAFAIYDKKEKILFCARDRIGEKPFIFSENSSGFYFASELGALFSIGIFSSEEDKIGIAYSHLRNFLHIPEPFTKYKEIKRLEPAHAIIVKNKKIIKKWCYWSPSFYYDPKITKEDLCAVIDDAVRIRERADVDVAVLLSGGVDSSIVAGLMCKHGLKPSAFSLMADAEELNRAKKVANLFKIPLHICYYEEEIERKFYNKMTEIYGENIKLFPLVHAAKLFSDIKKNDIKVVMTGNGADEIFYGYDNAYKQLIFSDFVKMIEIFPKKILKVLEKISFFNKQLKILFKLAQIENKKRKGFLYLEESRKKFEYDYNFNELIDYWANKVETNNYIDISHWLALITENSHSITIIGDLPAMMFGIETRSPFLDYRVIEMAFKIDPHKKIRRKYGKIYNKLILREAFEWLLPKEILYAPKKGFGFGLNNLTKQFFDFYHDSSV, encoded by the coding sequence ATGTGCGGAATAGCAGGTGTTTGGTCAACAAATCCAATCAAATTACAAGAGAGGTATGTAGAGAAAATTCTTGAAAAACAGATTCATCGTGGTTCTGATAATATTTCTAAAATAACTATTGATGATATCACATTAGGGCATAATCGTTTGGCAATCATTGATTTAAGCGCTAACGCTAATCAACCATTTATTTCCCAATGTGGCAGATACGCCATTGTTTTTAATGGGGAAATATATAATTATCTTGAGTTAAAAAATGAAATCAAAAATAAATTTCATTATTCTTTCAAAACAAATAGTGATACAGAAGTACTCCTAATTTCTTATATATTTTATAAAGAAAAATGTTTAGAAAAATTAAATGGAGCATTCGCGTTTGCTATATATGATAAGAAAGAAAAAATATTATTTTGTGCTCGTGATAGGATAGGAGAGAAACCGTTTATTTTTAGTGAAAATTCATCCGGCTTTTATTTCGCTTCAGAATTGGGTGCGTTGTTTAGTATAGGTATATTTTCTTCAGAGGAAGATAAAATAGGTATAGCGTACAGTCATCTAAGAAATTTTTTACACATCCCCGAACCTTTTACAAAATATAAAGAAATAAAAAGATTAGAACCCGCCCATGCAATCATAGTAAAAAATAAAAAGATTATAAAAAAATGGTGCTATTGGTCGCCTTCTTTTTATTATGATCCTAAGATTACTAAAGAAGATTTGTGTGCAGTTATTGATGATGCTGTTAGAATAAGGGAAAGGGCAGATGTTGATGTTGCTGTTTTGTTAAGCGGAGGTGTGGATAGTTCTATTGTTGCGGGATTAATGTGCAAACACGGCTTGAAACCCTCTGCGTTTAGTTTAATGGCAGATGCAGAAGAATTGAATCGTGCAAAAAAGGTAGCTAATTTATTTAAGATCCCTTTACATATTTGTTATTATGAAGAAGAAATAGAAAGAAAATTTTATAACAAAATGACCGAAATTTATGGTGAAAACATTAAGCTATTTCCGTTGGTTCATGCAGCAAAACTTTTTAGTGATATTAAAAAAAATGATATTAAAGTGGTAATGACAGGCAATGGGGCTGATGAAATTTTTTATGGATATGATAATGCATATAAACAACTTATTTTTTCAGATTTTGTAAAAATGATAGAGATTTTTCCTAAAAAGATTTTGAAAGTTTTAGAAAAAATCTCCTTTTTTAACAAACAACTAAAAATTTTATTTAAATTGGCTCAAATAGAAAATAAAAAACGCAAAGGTTTTTTATATTTAGAAGAATCAAGAAAAAAATTTGAATATGATTATAATTTTAATGAATTGATAGATTACTGGGCCAATAAAGTGGAAACAAACAATTATATAGATATATCCCATTGGTTAGCATTAATTACTGAAAATAGTCATTCTATTACTATTATAGGAGATTTGCCCGCTATGATGTTTGGAATTGAAACTCGATCTCCATTTCTAGATTATAGAGTTATAGAAATGGCTTTTAAAATAGATCCTCATAAAAAAATTAGAAGGAAATACGGAAAAATTTATAATAAACTAATATTAAGAGAAGCATTTGAATGGTTATTGCCAAAAGAAATTTTATATGCCCCCAAAAAAGGTTTTGGTTTTGGTCTTAATAATCTAACTAAACAATTTTTTGATTTTTACCATGACTCCTCGGTTTAG
- a CDS encoding glycosyltransferase, producing the protein MKNNATFILINSLGGGGAEQIVLNLSNSLDFEKIILLENEIVYKINPGKIIILSNYTRKTNSFLKYLSMPIYILKLLRFIKKYKNKKITILSFLERANFVNIFLKFFIKHKSIVSVHINLIDGYAGFRKIIHPLIKFFYSRADLIIAVSNGIKKSLEALGLCLDNIRVIYNPHQIQEIINKRNESMGNYGIIFKNQTIINSGRLTEQKNQKFLLEIFKLLKKEYKSLKLVILGDGPLKKNLISLSKAMNLNVFVDDSDVLSDKFDVYFLGFQENPFKFIARSDVFILTSLWEGFPNVIIEALACGTPVISSDCKSGPREILAPNSDFSYQTDKIEFADYGVLLPVPNENNDTIEYWVNTIKKFLENDDLRKKYSIKAEERAKDFDLEKIVPQWEKLLEEDE; encoded by the coding sequence ATGAAAAATAATGCAACTTTTATCTTAATTAATTCTTTAGGCGGTGGCGGAGCGGAGCAGATTGTTTTAAATTTATCTAATTCGCTAGATTTCGAAAAAATTATTTTATTGGAAAATGAAATAGTTTATAAGATTAATCCTGGAAAAATAATAATTTTATCTAATTACACCAGAAAAACCAATTCTTTTTTAAAATACCTGTCTATGCCTATTTATATATTGAAATTGCTCCGCTTTATTAAAAAATATAAAAATAAAAAAATTACTATTCTTTCTTTTTTAGAAAGGGCTAATTTCGTAAATATTTTTTTAAAATTTTTTATTAAACACAAATCCATTGTTTCGGTTCATATAAATTTGATAGATGGTTACGCGGGTTTTAGAAAAATAATTCACCCTCTTATTAAATTTTTTTATTCTCGTGCCGATTTAATAATTGCTGTTTCAAACGGAATTAAAAAAAGTTTAGAAGCTCTTGGTTTGTGTTTGGATAATATCAGAGTCATATATAATCCTCATCAGATTCAGGAAATAATTAATAAGAGAAATGAATCGATGGGAAATTATGGAATAATTTTTAAAAATCAAACAATAATTAATAGTGGTAGATTGACAGAGCAAAAAAACCAAAAATTTTTATTAGAAATATTTAAATTATTAAAAAAAGAATATAAATCTTTAAAATTAGTAATTTTAGGCGATGGACCTTTAAAAAAAAATCTTATTTCTTTATCAAAAGCAATGAATTTAAATGTTTTTGTAGACGATTCAGATGTTTTGTCAGACAAATTTGATGTTTATTTTTTGGGATTTCAAGAAAATCCATTTAAATTTATTGCACGTTCAGATGTTTTTATTCTTACTTCTTTGTGGGAGGGATTCCCAAATGTAATAATTGAAGCTCTAGCTTGTGGCACGCCGGTTATCTCATCAGATTGTAAATCTGGTCCTAGAGAGATTTTGGCTCCCAACTCAGATTTTTCTTATCAAACTGATAAAATTGAGTTTGCGGATTATGGTGTTTTATTGCCAGTCCCAAACGAAAATAATGATACTATTGAATATTGGGTTAATACTATAAAAAAATTTTTAGAAAATGATGATTTAAGAAAAAAGTATTCAATAAAAGCAGAGGAGAGAGCCAAAGATTTTGATTTAGAAAAGATTGTTCCTCAGTGGGAAAAATTACTAGAAGAAGATGAATAA
- a CDS encoding elongation factor P: MLGINDLKPKTIIIIDDEPYEVLSANFLKMQQRKPVLQTRLKNLINGKVIDRNIQHSEEFEEAELERLTVEFLYHHRGEYWFCEAGDRSKRFQLDEAVLGENKNFLKAGVPIEAFKFNGKIINIELPIKMDFKVVEAPPGIKGDTAQGGTKIVTIETGAKIAAPLFINEGDIIRVNTESGEYVERVEKAKNS; this comes from the coding sequence ATGTTAGGAATTAATGATTTAAAACCAAAAACAATTATTATCATTGATGATGAGCCGTATGAGGTTTTGAGCGCTAATTTTTTGAAGATGCAACAAAGAAAACCCGTGCTTCAAACACGGCTTAAAAATTTAATTAACGGCAAAGTAATTGATAGAAACATTCAGCATTCAGAAGAATTTGAAGAGGCAGAATTGGAGCGTTTAACTGTAGAATTTTTATATCATCATCGAGGTGAATATTGGTTCTGTGAAGCAGGCGACCGCTCTAAAAGATTTCAATTAGATGAAGCGGTTTTGGGAGAAAATAAAAATTTTTTGAAAGCTGGCGTACCAATAGAAGCTTTTAAGTTTAATGGAAAAATTATAAATATTGAATTGCCGATTAAAATGGATTTTAAGGTTGTGGAAGCACCGCCAGGAATTAAAGGTGATACAGCTCAAGGGGGAACTAAAATTGTAACCATTGAAACAGGAGCCAAGATTGCCGCACCATTATTTATTAATGAAGGCGATATTATTCGGGTAAATACAGAATCAGGCGAATATGTGGAGAGGGTAGAAAAAGCGAAAAACTCTTAA
- a CDS encoding type IV secretion system DNA-binding domain-containing protein yields MAKAKYSEENINFFAETNFRNQKVKFGIKLDDRRKHMYAIGKTGMGKTVMLTNMAISDIESGFGLAFIDPHGESAEELLEHIPEKRLEDVIYFCPHDTDYPIAFNPLESVGEEQRHLVASGILEIFKKIWPDVWSARMEYILNNCLMALLEYPNSTLLGIMRLLTDKKYRDYIVSGLKDPVVKNFWVNEFARYHEKFQVEAIAPIQNKVGQFLTNPLVRNIVGQPKSSFNIRKIMDEGKILIVNLSKGRIGEVNSALLGAMMVTRIQQAAMSRADVPPEERPDFFLYVDEFQTFATESFTNILSEARKYHLSLIISHQYIGQLPESVKEAIFGNVGTFVVFRVGAEDAEWLEKEFAPEFTATDLVNLPKYNIYLKLMIDGITSKAFSAVTLPPRIKPEISFKQQIIENTRKIYCQPRIEVERQISAEWLEGAEENNQEVVEVKKEKKKKTYMDFCWVCGAQTEVPFQPDGKRPVFCKVCLEGVEKGEIIPPTKPLRLETKIVKNIFESSGKKLIEKKGTEKPKAQVNVDELKKALRESLSKLSQKEERKEDEK; encoded by the coding sequence ATGGCAAAGGCAAAATATAGTGAGGAAAATATCAATTTTTTTGCTGAAACGAATTTTCGAAACCAAAAAGTGAAATTTGGTATTAAGTTAGATGACCGCCGAAAGCATATGTATGCGATTGGTAAGACAGGTATGGGTAAAACGGTTATGCTGACTAATATGGCTATTTCCGATATTGAATCAGGCTTTGGTTTGGCCTTTATTGATCCTCATGGCGAATCAGCCGAAGAATTACTTGAGCATATACCAGAGAAGCGCCTTGAAGATGTTATTTATTTTTGCCCGCACGATACTGATTATCCCATTGCTTTTAATCCTTTGGAATCAGTAGGCGAGGAACAGAGGCATTTGGTAGCGAGCGGGATTTTGGAGATTTTTAAAAAAATCTGGCCAGATGTTTGGAGCGCCAGAATGGAGTATATCTTAAATAATTGTTTGATGGCACTTCTTGAATATCCCAATTCAACGCTTTTGGGCATAATGCGTTTATTAACTGATAAAAAATATCGCGATTATATTGTTTCCGGTTTGAAAGATCCAGTGGTGAAAAATTTCTGGGTTAATGAATTCGCGCGTTATCATGAAAAATTTCAAGTAGAAGCAATTGCTCCTATTCAAAATAAAGTCGGCCAATTTCTTACTAATCCCCTGGTAAGAAATATCGTTGGCCAGCCGAAATCATCTTTTAATATCAGGAAAATAATGGATGAGGGAAAAATTTTGATTGTGAATTTATCCAAGGGTCGCATTGGAGAAGTCAATTCAGCTTTGTTAGGCGCAATGATGGTGACGCGCATTCAACAAGCGGCTATGAGTCGTGCCGATGTGCCACCAGAAGAACGTCCAGATTTCTTTTTGTATGTTGATGAATTTCAGACTTTTGCTACAGAATCTTTCACTAATATTTTATCTGAAGCTCGCAAGTATCATTTATCTTTGATTATTTCTCATCAGTATATTGGGCAATTGCCCGAATCCGTTAAAGAAGCCATTTTTGGTAATGTGGGTACTTTTGTTGTTTTTCGAGTTGGCGCTGAAGATGCAGAATGGTTAGAAAAAGAATTTGCGCCTGAATTCACTGCAACGGACTTGGTAAATTTGCCTAAATATAATATTTATCTCAAATTGATGATTGATGGAATAACATCAAAAGCTTTTTCGGCAGTTACTTTGCCGCCGCGAATAAAACCCGAAATTAGTTTTAAGCAACAAATTATTGAAAATACAAGAAAGATTTATTGTCAACCACGAATTGAAGTTGAAAGGCAGATTAGCGCTGAATGGTTGGAAGGCGCTGAGGAAAATAATCAGGAAGTTGTAGAAGTTAAAAAAGAAAAAAAGAAAAAAACTTATATGGATTTTTGTTGGGTGTGTGGCGCGCAGACAGAAGTGCCTTTTCAACCTGATGGCAAAAGACCAGTTTTCTGCAAAGTTTGTTTAGAGGGTGTAGAAAAAGGCGAAATTATCCCACCAACAAAACCCCTTCGTTTAGAAACCAAAATCGTTAAGAATATTTTCGAAAGCAGTGGCAAAAAATTAATAGAAAAAAAAGGAACTGAAAAACCAAAAGCACAAGTAAATGTTGATGAATTGAAAAAAGCTTTACGTGAATCTCTTTCTAAATTGAGTCAGAAAGAGGAAAGAAAAGAAGACGAAAAATAG
- a CDS encoding DUF167 domain-containing protein, with product MKISVKVKPNASINKIKKIADNQFEIFTTAPAKENKANEAVITILAEFLNIAPSRINLIKGAKSKQKIFDITNI from the coding sequence ATGAAAATTAGCGTTAAAGTTAAACCCAATGCTTCCATAAATAAAATTAAAAAAATCGCTGATAATCAATTTGAAATTTTTACTACAGCGCCAGCTAAAGAAAACAAAGCTAATGAGGCGGTTATTACAATATTAGCAGAATTTTTAAATATCGCACCTTCCCGTATTAATTTAATCAAAGGAGCAAAAAGCAAGCAAAAAATTTTCGACATAACAAACATTTAA
- a CDS encoding glycosyltransferase family 2 protein, giving the protein MTPRFSIITPTFNRADIIKNAIESIISQTFINWEMLIIDDASNDNTKKIVEEYIAIDNRIKYFSFLKNVGPNIARNFGILRASGEWLVFLDSDDSLMADALKIINQYINKFPNVSIFLFNCRDLVGNIPINIADYEGPVSYKDFLCGKIKGEALTVVKKDLFLPIMFPINIRGGESIAWIKLLKKNSCGYFVKHVLRIYNNKRDDRLSIKKNNFERIYQVHKEFLKNFYKDLLMCCPFVLIIYFIKLIIYRILCLLKKLIN; this is encoded by the coding sequence ATGACTCCTCGGTTTAGTATTATTACTCCCACGTTTAATAGAGCAGATATAATTAAAAATGCTATTGAAAGTATTATTTCGCAAACGTTTATAAATTGGGAAATGTTAATTATTGATGATGCTTCAAATGATAATACAAAAAAAATTGTAGAGGAATATATTGCAATTGATAATCGTATAAAATATTTTTCATTTTTGAAAAATGTAGGTCCAAATATAGCAAGAAATTTTGGTATTCTTCGAGCTTCTGGAGAGTGGTTGGTTTTTTTAGATTCGGATGATTCATTAATGGCAGATGCCTTAAAAATTATTAATCAGTATATAAATAAATTTCCCAATGTTTCTATTTTTTTGTTTAATTGTAGAGATTTAGTTGGAAATATTCCAATAAATATAGCCGATTATGAGGGGCCGGTTTCCTATAAAGATTTTTTATGTGGGAAAATAAAGGGTGAAGCTTTGACGGTGGTAAAAAAAGATTTGTTTTTGCCAATAATGTTTCCTATTAATATTAGGGGCGGTGAATCAATAGCCTGGATAAAATTGTTGAAAAAAAATTCTTGCGGATATTTTGTTAAACATGTTTTGAGGATATATAATAATAAGAGAGATGATAGATTATCAATTAAAAAGAATAATTTTGAAAGAATATATCAAGTTCATAAAGAATTTTTAAAAAATTTTTATAAGGACTTATTAATGTGTTGTCCTTTTGTTCTGATTATTTATTTTATAAAATTAATCATTTATCGGATTTTGTGTTTATTAAAAAAATTAATAAATTAA
- a CDS encoding glycosyltransferase family 4 protein, with the protein MKKIYFNLRNNARPRMIDTIKAAQQDCNVLNRVNNLLPCAKNSKNSNKKNSKLSRIVVYLKSQIIYYLSNILIHKQNVDRSSSYNADLVYMWGAFPRCSNKNFIIELDNPYVLTYYSYWNFYKNKNKLKKLIDKAYKIVCLSEACKNHLLEEFDNNLLGKISILYPYMESNYQRNTRNDSIINFIFVGLNYRLKGVIELLEAFHDIKNDSIRLTLISDIDEVIKNKYRLDKRIIFLPTQSREKLFCEIYPKMDILILPSFYESFGVVLLEALSFGMGIIAVNNYAVPEMVINDYNGKLLKHPILTPEIINNQQIVNCVKMNNRDFFERYLANKEFYENLYNDLKNAINDSLGIYKIWQRNSIELFEKKFSSNLWHQRFKEIMGV; encoded by the coding sequence ATGAAAAAAATCTATTTTAACTTAAGAAATAATGCTCGGCCCAGAATGATAGATACTATTAAAGCAGCACAACAAGATTGCAATGTGTTAAATCGTGTCAACAATTTATTGCCTTGTGCAAAAAATAGTAAAAATAGTAATAAAAAAAATAGCAAATTATCTCGGATAGTTGTTTATTTAAAATCGCAGATAATATATTACTTAAGTAATATATTAATTCATAAACAAAATGTGGATAGGAGTTCCTCGTATAATGCCGATTTAGTTTATATGTGGGGCGCATTTCCTCGATGCAGTAATAAAAATTTTATTATAGAATTAGATAATCCTTACGTTTTAACCTATTATTCTTATTGGAATTTTTATAAAAACAAAAACAAGCTAAAAAAATTAATTGATAAAGCTTATAAAATAGTTTGCTTATCAGAAGCATGCAAAAATCATCTACTAGAAGAATTTGACAATAACTTATTAGGGAAAATCTCAATTTTATATCCTTATATGGAGTCAAATTACCAACGAAATACTAGAAATGACTCCATTATAAACTTTATTTTTGTAGGTTTAAATTATCGACTTAAAGGAGTAATAGAACTCTTAGAAGCCTTTCATGATATTAAGAATGATAGTATTAGATTGACTTTAATTTCAGATATCGATGAAGTAATTAAAAATAAATACAGGCTTGATAAAAGAATAATATTTTTACCTACTCAGTCGCGCGAAAAATTATTTTGTGAAATTTATCCTAAGATGGATATATTAATACTCCCTTCTTTTTATGAATCGTTTGGTGTTGTTTTGTTAGAAGCACTTTCATTTGGGATGGGAATTATAGCAGTAAATAATTATGCCGTACCCGAAATGGTAATAAATGATTATAATGGGAAATTACTAAAACATCCTATTTTGACGCCCGAGATTATTAACAATCAGCAGATAGTTAATTGTGTAAAAATGAATAATAGGGACTTTTTTGAAAGATATTTAGCCAATAAAGAATTTTATGAAAATTTATATAATGATCTTAAAAATGCTATAAATGATTCTTTGGGTATATATAAAATATGGCAGAGAAATAGCATTGAATTATTTGAGAAAAAATTTTCTTCTAATTTATGGCACCAAAGATTTAAAGAAATAATGGGGGTATAA